In Desulfofustis limnaeus, the genomic stretch ACGACGCAGAAGTCAAACCGTCGACAGAGGCGGACCGTGGCCGGAGAGGCTGCAACATTTTCGTTGCGCCTTTTAAGGAAAGGCTTATATCTAATCTGACAACCGGTCTGGTTGGCTGGGGATGACGATTTTTCGTTCCACCGGGCCGACGTTGTCATCTTCCGGTCTTCAGAGGAGGAATTGGTCATGACGAACAGGCGAATATTGGTGGTTGACGATGAACCGGATATGCGGGGACTCCTGGCCCGTCTGTTGAAGAAAAAGGGCGGCTATGAGGTTCGCCAGGCCGATTCCGGCGATCACGGGCTGGAGACGATCGCCTTCTGGCGCCCCGATGTGGTCATCACCGACATCAAGATGCCCGGCATGGATGGGGTCGCCTTCTTTCGACGGATCAGGGAGATCGACCCCACCATCACCACCATCATCATGACCGGTTTCGGAACGGTGGAGCTTGCCGTGGAGACCTTGAAGAACGGGGCCTACGACTTTTTCGAAAAGCCGTTTGACAACAACCAGATCATCCATGCTGTTGCCCGGGCCATGGAGCGCACCGAACTGCTGCGCCAGAGGCAGCGGTTCGAGGAGCTGAACCGGAAGCTCTCAGACCAGGGAACGTTTTACGGATTTGTCGGAACCTCGCCGCGGATGCAGCAGATGCAGGACCTGCTTCGCCGTCTGGCTCCGAGCAGTATGACGGTGCTGATTCGTGGTGAGTCCGGAACCGGAAAGGAGTTGGCGGCTCGAGCCCTACATGCGCTTTCCGGGCGAGCCGATCGACCGATGGTAACGGTGAATTGTCCGGCTCTGCCCGAGCAGATCCTGGAAAGCGAATTGTTCGGCTACCGCCGTGGGGCTTTTACCGGTGCCGACCGGGACAAGGCCGGTTTGTTCCTGGAGGCGGATCATTCCACCCTGTTGCTCGATGAGATCGCCGATATTCCCGTTTCCATCCAGACCAAGCTTTTACGGGTGTTGCAGGAGAAAGAAATCCAACCTCTCGGGCAAAATCGCAGTTACCCGGTTGACGTTCGGGTGATTGCGTCCACCAATCAGGCGATCGAGGAAAAGATTGGCCGCGGCGAGTTCCGGGAAGATCTGTTCTATCGCCTCAACGTGGTAACGCTCACCATGCCCAACTTGGACGAGATCAGCAGCGATCTGCCGGCGTTGATTCACCACTTTTTCAACCGTTTTCGGACGGAGCACGAGCGGCAAGACCTGGTGCTCGATGACTCGGCGGTTCAGGCCTTGCTGCAGCGGC encodes the following:
- a CDS encoding sigma-54-dependent transcriptional regulator — protein: MTNRRILVVDDEPDMRGLLARLLKKKGGYEVRQADSGDHGLETIAFWRPDVVITDIKMPGMDGVAFFRRIREIDPTITTIIMTGFGTVELAVETLKNGAYDFFEKPFDNNQIIHAVARAMERTELLRQRQRFEELNRKLSDQGTFYGFVGTSPRMQQMQDLLRRLAPSSMTVLIRGESGTGKELAARALHALSGRADRPMVTVNCPALPEQILESELFGYRRGAFTGADRDKAGLFLEADHSTLLLDEIADIPVSIQTKLLRVLQEKEIQPLGQNRSYPVDVRVIASTNQAIEEKIGRGEFREDLFYRLNVVTLTMPNLDEISSDLPALIHHFFNRFRTEHERQDLVLDDSAVQALLQRRWRGNVRELQNVINRAVLLDRDGRLTRQDLMLEDSLSAQPAKADDVPFATLHDFPYAEAKEEVLRSFSESYLRAAIQRAEGNISLAAKACGMERQALQRLVRRYQIPVDDLKRGTR